In Glycine max cultivar Williams 82 chromosome 4, Glycine_max_v4.0, whole genome shotgun sequence, the genomic stretch CAATCATGCACTGCGCCTCTTCTCATATCCCAGTGAGTGCGATTGTTCGAGACTTCGAGTGTCGTCATGCGCCACTACACTGCCTTCTTGTGCCACCGCGAGCTCGTGCCACACTGCCCCCATGACATCGTCTCATTGTTACCACATGATATATGCAAGTTTAATTAGTGTTTTGGTTAAACAATTAAAACATTAACTTTGCTTGATTTAATATTATAAGTCAAtacttttaatgttatatattttaatttaagaacacattttgaatttttatattgatttattaattttatatctaaGTAAATTGTGGATCGTGAGTCCCTCACCTACCTTCTTCTTGGAGACGAAGTTCTTTTCTTGTATCTAAAGCAATATCAAGTATTCGTGACCAAGAGTCTACGTCCTTTTAGTTACGTATAATGTAGACGAGATTGACAACTATTTTATACCTAATTACCTATTTATTCACTAAAACAAAATTccatttattgaaataaacagATGGAGATGAAATTTGCAAATTGCATTGTCCATGAGTTCAAGTTGCTGTGCATAAGCATAAATGCTTCTCAACCGTGAGTCTTGACGCGGTTTCGTTGCTAAGGaagcaaacaaacaaattaacaaaagggTATGAGCCGTGAGGGTGAAATTAATAGATATGATGTGACCCATTCCCCACCCTCCCGCATTCTATGCGCGCCACTTTGCCTTAACCTTTCCTTCCTTTACTTGTTTCAATTTGTGAACTATACATGAAAATGGCATATGCAATTTCCATGTGCATGCTCCTATTTTTCCTCCACCACTAACGTGTATTTTCTCATATAATAGAGTGCTAGTTCTACCAAACATTTTATCAATCAAGCAATCCTAATCTATTAAAACTTCAACAGCTCCAATATGCATGTATCATACAAAATTTGTTCCGAATCTCTTTCTTTATTACGGTCTTTTTAGATGAAATGAAACaactttgaatttgaaaaacGACAAGATTAAATtcgcttttattttttgtctctgAATTTGGATTCTTTCAAATATTAGCAAGTATCATGACaatgtcttattttttttatgaatcgcGACAATGTCTTATGAAAACACaaatacatcaatttttttttatcagctgaacatattatattataatagaaAGGCACCAGGGGTACCAATTCCCTGTACAAgtgcataaaaataaaagtatactgTTGTGCATATTTAATGCTATTAAAACATCAAATACTCATTAAATacatcaaaaaattaatggaactTACGTAAAAAAAGGTTAATGTCTTactataattacattttttgtgTATTCTATTCTCGTGACATACAATAAAAACTAACACGAGAGAATTTATGATCCATTGCAAATAGATTTAATAAACTCGTTGTTGACATTTTGATTGTATAGTATTAACTTGTTTTATCGTGTGGCATGTAGTTCTTTATCCACCCTATGGCAGGACACTTAAATGCGCCAGAGACGTAGTTTTTGTCCCCACAGAGTTAGTCAATATGAAGCACATGCTTGGGGTACTGTACAAAACTGGTAAAGCCAAAACATGGGGGTAAACAAACCATTACCAAACCATTGTGTTGGGTTGtgcattaaataatatttgtgtATTTGGTATTCTGTTTCTAACACCTTCTACCTATCAAAAGGGCTATAAAGTTAAcagataattacaaaattaagcaGCTACTTTCTTGGCACGTAAAAGGAAATTAATCAACAAGGCTTTGAATTGCCCTTGGAAACGGTCTATTCAAATATCCTAAGTAGATTTAGGTAACAGAAACCATGAGACAGGTTCAACTTACCTATCATTAGACAGCTTTTAATAAAATGGCTTTATACATAACGAGCAATTTTCGAAATTAGGAGTAGTAGCGATAATTGAGGAAGTTCCCAAGACTAAGAAGGAAGTCCTGTATCAATTTTCCTATTGTCATGTGACTTGATGTGCGTGTGAGGACTAGTCTTTCCCGCCGGGCTTAATTGCTAGTTAATTGGGTGAGGTTAATGATTCTTGGAATTGAATGACAACCAAGGAGAGATTTTAGCAAGGTTTCTAATTGGATGGTAAGGGTTATTGAGAAGACATCAACTTATTCTAAGAATGACTtacttttcatctttattttttttttaaatctaataattataataagtagAATCTTAatcattagtttttaaaaaatatatgattaagatgaataataactattttaaagttACTCTTAAGTATCTTAATccctacttttatatatatatatatacttaatccctacttttttatatatatagagtgTGTGTGAGGAGTTAGAGTATTTTTCAGTCAAAAGTTAAAAACCAATCactaacaataatgagatttATTTATCAAACTGACTTTATTAAAAGATTAGTCTTTTGGATTAAATTCTCCTCTTGAGCTTAACTCGTAacgatattaattttttcattaacagTGGGactatggaaaagactacctatAAGCTAAATTAAGGTGTCAAACTAAATATTGATAGGTGAGTTaagttatcaaagagaaaatgaCTATAATTGGATCCATGTCAATAAAATGAAAGCTTTCATGGACGTCAATTTTTAACTGGGTTAGTCTTTATATGGGAGAGAAAGTCTTATCTCATCCTTTATGTGGGAGAACATCTTATTGtgatacaatattatttataattactgTTAATActttacttaaatttttttattgaaatgcaacttataattaaagatattaaaaataataaattgaaagagataaaaaggTGTTGAAAAAATATGCCTAAAAACACtctcattaaatatttatttaaaactaaactATATTACTTATAATAGCAATTATTAATAAAGCTATTatcttcaaattcaaattaagtCCTAATTTCTTTAAGTTATAACAAAAACTTACTATCTGTAAAATATTGTTGTTATAAGACTATGTTTGGATCCTTAGGCAATGTATTATATTCGaattttgtggatgaaaaaagtgattaagagaattttttatatactaaaagtgattaataaagtttctcaataaatattagttttCAGTAAAATTagtgaatattttatataaatgtcatggtgtttttatattttctattaatttaaaaatgttattagttaaataaattattaaatcttgttgttcttatatttttatattaatttacaaaaactattaaatcttaaataaatgGGTAGGTTTTTATTTTTCGTTAAATTAGTTTAACTTTGTGCACTAGACCCCAAACTTAGGTGGCTGAAAATGAGCAGACCAACCCGTAAAACCGAAATATTTGTCCAAATCCATGACTGATACATTTTAACGTCCaatgcttaaatttttttaaaaaaagaatggtCTGCATTTCATTGGGTTGAGCGTATTGGGCAAAAAGTGGACCGTGGGGCAAACACTGCTGCTTTGCTTTGAATCCAATTCACAACCTAagattgggtttttttttttaataaccaaaTTTGTTTTAGTATTCTggtaatatatatttctttcctTAAAATAGTAAAATCCATCTAAtcgaaataaaaatagtaaaaaaaagttgtatacaccacaagtattttttttttacaagagatGATAGTGTTTCACCAATTatgaatgataaaatatttattttaaatatttaacgtaattatatatttagagaTAAACTCAATCGTTCATAAGTTAAAACAATTTAAGAAGTCATACCTATTGATTCAGGaaagtgttttttatttaaaaaaaattaagtaaaggaGCAAGTACTTCACGACTGTAAAAAAGTGACTCCAGTTCTGAAGGTGAAATACATAATGACTGTTTTGAGACATACGTATAAAATGACTATTTTCAAAAACCTTAATTCCTGTGCAGCTTTTAATTTTCCAAAAACTCAATAAAGGCCCTGGctaaattatttctataatggggtgaataacattttttatacctGGTGCAAATCCAATCCAAATATGGTTTGTTATTGAACTTAGAGAAAATAGGCTATGTGCATGACCAATAAACTATTGAACTTAAGCATTTAgataaactaataaatatatactttttaataataataataataataaaacaatgatAACAATACTACTATTAAAGGTCAATTTATTAGATTTTACAactctttaaataatttaaaatttatttttaaaacacgtTTTTGTAGTATGTAAAAGTTGTTTGAGGATTGCCAACTCGTAAGAGGTTTACAGATTTAAAATCCTTAAATTTTATACAGATTGAGAATTTATATGTATTATatgtaaaagtatttttgattttttttttctttttattattggaTGCATTAGAAAAATATTGGGTGCAGAAAGAAAATCAAGTGTGAATGAGGAGGTCAGCCTGACCCAATTGCCATGCGAAAttcattttggttattttatttttaatttaattttcaacaaaaCCCACGATTTACACTGATAGCTGTAGGTATAAAAGAAGCGCTGGTTAATGTGTCCTCCTTAGGGTTTGGTTATTAGGGTTTTCGCTGACCGGTGCGCAGTCGAGCCTCCAGAAGACGAATCGAAAATGGTACTCATCTATCAAAATCACAATCCCTAACCTTCGATTTGTAATTGCACCGATAACGATTCTGCTACGTTTTCAGCATTTGATTTGTGACTGATTTGTGTTTTTCGCAGCCGTCGCACAAGACATTCAGAATCAAGAAGAAGTTGGCGAAGAAGATGAGGCAGAACAGGCCCATTCCCTACTGGATCCGCATGAGGACCGATAACACCATCAGGTACCTAACCTACCTCGAGCATTTTTAACGATTCTGTTACGTTTTGCTTTTCTCGCTCACGGTTCCGTTTTCCTTTCAGGTACAACGCGAAGCGCCGTCACTGGCGTCGCACCAAGCTTGGATTCTGAGGTGTATGCTCTGCCTAGGTTCAATTTATCCAATTAATTagtgttttattttcttgaggcaaaaacaatgttttgagtttttaatattttccatTTGTTCGAAGACTATATTGTGTAAGGAACTTATTGTAGTTCATACTCATGGCGTTTGTCAACTCCTTTTAAAGTATTTTCGGATTCATTGCATTTGGTATAGTTTTGTCGCATTGAATATTCTTTAGCTTTCGGGATGTTCTCTGCGCGGTTATCATATGATAGATTCCAGACATAGTGCTGGTTGGGATTAAAGTTTTCAAACATAAGTTTTGGTTAAACTTGTTTAAGTTCTGCGCTTCTACAAAATAGAGTTTTCAGGCAAATTTTATTGTCACAAAATTGAGGTTGGAGTTTAGTACTCCAAACggaaaaccaaacatagccatagttgttttgatttttgattCTCCCTTCAATGGTAGGCTACGATGTATTGATTCTTCATCATTTTTGACATCAAGAAACGTAAGATCTAAATTTCTACCGGTATCCAAGTAATATTTGTTTCTCTATGAGATAGTTTGGTTTGTGAATTGTTATGTTGTAATAATTCAATATAGTTTGTGTTTAACATGAATTAGAATTCGATGAATTGATGTATGGACTTTATGTGAATGGTTTGTGGGTTAGAGGCAAAGTTGGGTTATCAGTGATGCAGACATTGTAAAATGTCAACAAATGTGATtgggttttttgtttcaattcctAGTTGATAAATCTATAGTACAACTTGGTTTGATGTTATGTTGTGCACATTTTTTCTCCCTTAGGATTGTTGCTGTTACATTTCTTTGATTGGATGTTTTGGCTTTTGTTGGAAATTGTAAAACTGCGTTGTGTTGCCTTTGTTTCTGATTGTTTATGGGAAGGCAGATTGACTGACATGTGGTATACAAAGTTGCTTTGTTTTCTTACTAGAACTGGAATTTCCAAATTAGTGAacattgattaaataataataataatgaaagtaCCTAAGAAAGCAATTACTAAAATCATTAAATGCATAAAGTTAATGATAATAATGTCaatagaaataattaataataacatcaaATGCATGAGTGATAGTGTTGTTAAgaacaatatttattaaatataaatgatacTCTTTGGTgtctattataagaaaaaaagtcacattaaaaagttagttaattttattaaattttgttaatttcgtttttttttcttaaattaccTTTTATTGGaacttaatattaataaaaaaaattggtcctAGTAAACAAAATGACATTTTGAAGATAGTCTTCTTAAATAAggtaaagttaattaatttttacttatatttgaaaaaaaattaagtgatttTTGTTGCTTATATATAACAGAGACGGGAGGAAGTGCAATTCTGCAAGAACAATGACTTTCAACATTTTAAGAatgttttgattaaattattttttcaattaagcACTTAATTCAATAAATCTATTTTGGTAAATTTCTGtgaaatttaatgaaatatttgaattttaattagtaCTTTCCATAAGatgattaaaatattcaaatacagGATATCAAATGTATttggaattatttttaaatgctttTTCAGTAATCAATTTTCCAATTCTTCATTGAGTTCTGTATTTTGTTTGCCTATCAGAGGCCGAGATGCCAGAAAATTTACTCCTGGATTAAAGAATCACATTATCTGTGATTATTCATTTTGATCTGAGAAATATATCCCtcgattaaaaaagaaaaatattttgtacaTCTAccggaagaagaaaaaaaaatgaaaaatctgtcTACATCAACAACTGGGTAATTATGTGTTACGATTTGTTAGTTAATTCTATCTATCTGGAACTATCAACGCGTTTCACCGCCGTTGATTATGACATTATCTGGAACTTGGGCTTCGGAAGAAAGCCAAACCATAAATTTTCGACTTCTGAATTCTCATCACAATATGTTGTATGTATGATGTATGATTGACTTAAAGAGTTTACTAGTAATATTTTTGCTTATGTACTGAATTTCATTCACCTAAAAAGTAGGGGGAATGGAAGACTATCTTATccaaagtgaaactaatttCTTCTTTACATTTGTTGTTAACAATCTAATGCTCTTCTCGCCTATTTAAGCTATCATTCTTCCCGAATGAATGTCTAGTACGTTTGACGTGGATCTATCTGTAATTCGAGTATTTGGTAAAAGCCAATCCGTTTTGGCAGCATCATAATCTCAAATAATATCCTTGTTTCACGCTGTTTAGCATGTatcaaattacttgtgaaactCTTAGTGTTCCTCCAAGCTCAATGGGAACAAGAGGGATGAGTGAGTGAAGAACATCAATGATCAGTGGACGGTAACTAGGTTCTGGTTGCACGCACAGCACAGCTACAGCAGCAACCTACAAAGTAAAACAAAACCCATTTAAGAGATAGTTAATCTTGTTCAAAGTAAGATCATTATGTGTGACAAAGTTCTCCTTCCAAGTATTTAACATAGTTACGTACCTAGGACTCAAATTCAAGATAGTTGATCCACTTAGTGTAATGTGCATTTGTTTAGTTTAGGGAAAGTAATTAATGCTAGCAGCATCATtggtaatataataaaatagtaagagTGGGAAATGTGTCTTGAGTTTTGACTTCCAGGATCACAAACCTGGTACAAGTGCTTGGGATCCATTGTATTCTTAATCACTGGATCCACAATGCTTGGAAGCTTGGATCTGTCCGTGAGGTGTGGCATGGCCTGCAATCATAAATAGTTATGTACGTTACGCTATCTTCCATACTTATGGGTGCAacccatttgaattttttacttcatgaaattaaaagtaGTCCATACCCATGTGACAATAGATTGGCATTGAGCTGGTACCAGTTTTTCTACTGGCTTCCTTCCTAGTAGGAGCTCCAATAGCACAACCCCAAAAGCATAGACATCACTTTTATCACTTAATTTACCTGTAATAATTGAATTGCAACCTCCTCAATAATTAATTCTAGAAGTTTTGGTATAGATGAGTTTCACATTAGTACATGAACCTTGCTTTCGTATGAATCCAAGCCATAATTTCTCcatgataatattaaaaaattattggaaaAGTGACCCATATCATCTATATCTAAAGCAATAATATCCACTTCAATTGAAATGAAATCCCTCTCAACAGTTAAAAACATACTAGAGTCATCACCAAATCAtctcaaatttttaaatgaataatgGAAAGCTTATAGGTGTTCCCCCCTGAGTAAAACTAAAACCTTCCAATGTTTCCCATTTTTCAGACAAGAATCAAATTCCACCCCTAAAGTGAGAGGCATACACTTGACAAGATAAAGTGTACATTGGTTAGAAAATAAAAGCCTGAGATTGTAACTAactttaaaatttgttatatttgCATTCGATTTTTATCACATAGTCAATTTAGTCAAAAAAAATTACTGTGTCAATTTagtcaatttaaataatgtataaatgtGACATGTCAACAGGGCAGGTATATGATTACATGTCCAAGATGAGAACAAGAAGCACAGGTCATGTTTCAAACCCACCCTAAACTCATGACGTCATTGAAATCAAGGAGGACTAAAAAGAATCAATTTCTTGGACTGGTTTGCTAAAGGCTTAACAATACATTAAACATTATAGCAACCTGTCAAACCAATGGCATATGCCTTATAATGATCATAACAAGTTTAGTTGGCATTACCATCTAGAAGATACTCCGGTGCTACGTATCCCAAGGTACCCGATAGTTTAATGTTCTTCTTGCTTTGGGACCCATCAGTTAAGGCAAGACCAAAATCAGACAGCTGAATCCACCACCAATAAGTACGTGGATGCCAACACATGAGAAACTTAGGTGAATACattaaaaagatgaaaacaatTGGTGATGGAAAAAGGAGATAACTTCTGTAGCAAAAAATCTAGTATGATTTTCTTACCTTGGCATTGAAGTTTGCATCTAAGAGAATATTAGAAGATTTCATATCCCTATGGATCACTGCAGGGTGACAGTGCTCGTGCAGATATTCTAATCCTCTGGTCCATCAGAAGTATGTTAATATAATTGCAACAAAAAACATCCggaagatttaaaaaaaaaccttgttaAGGAAACTCACCTTGCTGTGTCAAGAGCAATCTTCATCCTCATGTGCCAAGTCAATGCCGAGCCATGAGAAGGTCCTTCACCATAAGATTTTGGAAAAGAATGACACTAAGAATTTGGTTATTGAGAATAATGCATTTTTGTTTACAGTTGCATTTCTGTTTTCTAAACTTTATTTGTCTTTGGATCACATTTGGAAGTGCTTGCTTCAGGAACACGTTTCTGTTTTCTAAATACTATCCTTGAAtcttcagaagaaaaaaaagaaaaaagaacatgTCCTGACCTTTTctgatttttggtttttaaatcaaatattttagaaacgatttcaaaatttaatagatttttcATATTGGATAAGAAATCAGGTCCTAGAAGTGTCTCTCTACTATGCAAATAAAGCATTACCATGTAACTGAGCTTCCAATGATCCATTATGCATCAGCTCATAGACAACGAACCTCGTGTAACCATCCATGCTACAACCCAGTAAAGATATTATATTCGGATGCTGAATTTTGCTTAACATATTCACCTCGTTCTGCAAATTCATCACACCATTCAGTACAAGAtagaaaggagagagagagaaagaaagagaaaaaaaaaagtgaaaacagaGAACCGACAAATGAATAAGTAATATGTAATCATTATTACCTCAAATTCTCTCTCAGCATGTTGAGTCTCACAATGTAGTTTTTTGACTGCAACATCCAAGTTATGATCCAAACAAGCCTTGTAAACACGTCCAAAACCGCCCTCACCCAAGATGTTACTTTCTTGAAAATTATTGGTCGTTTTTTCTATTTGCTTATAGTCAATTATTGGAACATACCCGTCCATGCCAACAATCTTGATGGAACTGAATTTACTCACAAACGGTGCTAAGGTGATCCCCTTCTCTGCATCTTGGCATTAAAAAAAGCGAAAcaaggaaaaatgaataaataaacaaaaaatcaaattcaagaaTCTAGAACCAATTTGATATCGAAGCTAGCTGCTTcttgaaaaacagaaaacaggAATCTGATAAATGGAACattggaaaaataaagaaatacatacatacatacctGGACTTCGaaaatttttggatttgaatttgGATTTTGTTGGATACTTGGTATGATGATAAACCCAGAAGCATAAGAAACTGAAAATGAGTGCAGCAAGTGCAGTGGTGGCTACGACGATAGCTATTACCACTTTATTATTCCGGTGATGCTGCTCCTCCCCTGCTTCAATAGTTTAGTTGTGAGAATCCAGAAAGGAAAAGAATCATAgctaaaaaacaataattttgagTATCCAAatgatgagagagagagagagagagttgaatGAAATGAGTACCTGGAGATAAAGCAGGAGAAGAAGCAGGAGGGTCTGCAGCC encodes the following:
- the LOC100775826 gene encoding probable receptor-like protein kinase At1g80640 isoform X1 — its product is MKMKLLLMLLLLVLLLHQPIWAADPPASSPALSPGEEQHHRNNKVVIAIVVATTALAALIFSFLCFWVYHHTKYPTKSKFKSKNFRSPDAEKGITLAPFVSKFSSIKIVGMDGYVPIIDYKQIEKTTNNFQESNILGEGGFGRVYKACLDHNLDVAVKKLHCETQHAEREFENEVNMLSKIQHPNIISLLGCSMDGYTRFVVYELMHNGSLEAQLHGPSHGSALTWHMRMKIALDTARGLEYLHEHCHPAVIHRDMKSSNILLDANFNAKLSDFGLALTDGSQSKKNIKLSGTLGYVAPEYLLDGKLSDKSDVYAFGVVLLELLLGRKPVEKLVPAQCQSIVTWAMPHLTDRSKLPSIVDPVIKNTMDPKHLYQVAAVAVLCVQPEPSYRPLIIDVLHSLIPLVPIELGGTLRVSQVI
- the LOC100807176 gene encoding 60S ribosomal protein L39, which gives rise to MPSHKTFRIKKKLAKKMRQNRPIPYWIRMRTDNTIRYNAKRRHWRRTKLGF
- the LOC100775826 gene encoding probable receptor-like protein kinase At1g80640 isoform X2; protein product: MKMKLLLMLLLLVLLLHQPIWAADPPASSPALSPGEEQHHRNNKVVIAIVVATTALAALIFSFLCFWVYHHTKYPTKSKFKSKNFRSPEKGITLAPFVSKFSSIKIVGMDGYVPIIDYKQIEKTTNNFQESNILGEGGFGRVYKACLDHNLDVAVKKLHCETQHAEREFENEVNMLSKIQHPNIISLLGCSMDGYTRFVVYELMHNGSLEAQLHGPSHGSALTWHMRMKIALDTARGLEYLHEHCHPAVIHRDMKSSNILLDANFNAKLSDFGLALTDGSQSKKNIKLSGTLGYVAPEYLLDGKLSDKSDVYAFGVVLLELLLGRKPVEKLVPAQCQSIVTWAMPHLTDRSKLPSIVDPVIKNTMDPKHLYQVAAVAVLCVQPEPSYRPLIIDVLHSLIPLVPIELGGTLRVSQVI